The Haliotis asinina isolate JCU_RB_2024 chromosome 16, JCU_Hal_asi_v2, whole genome shotgun sequence DNA segment gttgacacatgtcatcggtttcccattgcacagattgatgcccatggttttgatcactggattgcctggtccaggctcgattatttacagaccgctggaatattgctgagtgcggtgtaaagctaaactcactcactaactctcaaTGTACTGACTGATATTCCTGTTATCTATGCTATATTGATTGATATACTACGTGTAATCGTAATAAAGGGAAACTGACATTTTCTGTACTCTCTTGGTTTACTATTCTATATATAGCAGCCAATATTGCCTTTACCAAAGGTAGGATAGTTTAGCAGAACACATACATTCCTGTTATTTCGTTAAGATGAACGTGACCCTTCAGACAATTCGTTAAATACTCCAacaagagttgcttcccttgcaTTAGGCCACTCGAACATTAGACAAGAGAAGAAAATGGCAACAAGCCACGGGCAGGGAAACGAGGTGTGCGCAGTAGTTTCCAAACTTTGGTTAccagtcgggctagctatgcctgacaGCCCACAAAACAATCCACTAGCCAAACTTTGAATATTAACACGGGTTTCATCAATAAGATGCTAATATGATAAACACTTTTATCAGACCCAGTCGGGCAAGTAACTGTGGCGATTTACTGGTCCGACTGGAATTTTACTAGCCATGGGCTAGCGATCCATTAGGTCTTTCGTACCATGGAAGAAGGAAACGTACTTATAGTATGTGTCACGTACACGGTGGTCCAGGCCTAACATCTGGTGTTTATGTGCATTTCTACATCACACGACAAACGTTCATTATCAAGTGTCCAAACAATGACGGATGTtgactaacgcttagtccctgaatataagAAGTTTTAATCGGGGCTAATATACCCATTTATATTGACAAAAGGAGAGTTGAGAGATTCAAGGCAGAACCTGAGGCAATCCAGACCTGCCTTATTTACAGCCTCACTGCAGGGAAGGTTAGGCAGCAGGGAACACAATGTGGATCAGGGACCGAGACAGACAGCGACGGCATAAGACATAAGTTCACAACGACATTAACAACGACGAATGATCTGTGTACGATGTCGTAACACCGACTGTATCATGAGCATTTGTTTATAAATCAGTCCGAAATAGCCATACGTAGTCTCAGTGATAATGTGTTCACATAAATGTGATGAGTTCATTGGTACTCCAGAGGAGGCAAACGTTACTTCGTTCGTTCCCTCTTCTGTCCATCCAACGATGCATCCATTTAGAAACCAAACTCAGTGTGGTAAACCTCACAAAATTCTTCAGGGTACTGTCCAGTgtatacactgaaaatacacgtgaaacaaaactgtttttttttcaaatgtacgTTACATGAATTTAaggaagcggacgtaaaatatcTATCTCTTTCAGCAGCGCACGTAGAATGGTTGAGAAAAAGCATCCAAGGTCAGATAAAAAATGCGCTAAGGACATGTTTCGTGATGAGCTGTTTGAAGCTGGTCCACAAAGGTTCTCGCGACAATTTGTGGCCATGACTGAAACTCAGATTCACCACAGGACTCAAAACAAGTTTCAAAACTGCAGTGGTATTTGAGATGACTTTCGccagaaaaaaaccccaaaggaaacaacaatatttataaacaacaataaacaaagaaacaaaaaaaaccccaagaaaACCAAGACTGCCCAAGTGTTTACGAAGGTAGGCTCTACCTTTTTCGATATCAATGGTGTGAACATGGTGCATTCTAGTTTTGTCTAGCCAGTACATGAAGCATGCTATGTTAAATGGAGGCATGAGAATACACTGAGAGGCCTGTGCACTTGAGAAAGAAAAGAGTGCTCTGAGGCGTGTGTGAGGGCAATGCGTCAGTACAGAAATAAGTCACTGTCACTGCTGCGATCGACGAAGGTGGATTTGAACTTCTTCACCACTCGCATAATTGCCTTGATCTAGTCTCTTCAGGTATGTATCACTTtccaaaatatgaataaatcGTTAGCCACATAATCCCGACGGTTCAAAAGTCTAGAAGAAACATGCTTTGATAACATCAGTCGAACATCGATGGCAAAGGTGTATAGAGGAAGAGGTCTTTTACCGGAGGCTGCGAGATGGATCATTTCCACCCCACACTCGTCTTTAAAGCTCATCTCCAGTATCTTCCATATCTCCGGAATGGGTAGGCCAATCCATGACATCGAGACTGGTGTTACGGAGACGTTGCGCGTCGTACCTGCTATATCAGGTCAGTGCcgtcatgttgaaatgtcacGGTCAAGGACCATGGACCGTGTATACATCTGTGCATATGCTAAGCACCACCAAGTATAAAAAATTCGCACGAGCACAACCAATCCGATTCCCAACAAGTATCCACATTTCGCCTGCTTGTTAGGTCATGAACAAATGTCAGTTCATTTTAAATGCGTGCATTTAAGGGTATAAGTTAACCAATCTTTTCTCTTGAAAATCAGTTTATCTGAGAGATTTGAACAGCCAATATAAGTGCGTGGAATTCTTAATGGGCAAGTTTACCAACAAATTCTTGACAATCTGGTCGTACCACATTTTGATAGGCACCCACTAGCATCGAGACCaatatttatggatgacaatgcTTGGCGTCATGGAGTTTGTGCTGTCACTCACTTCCAACAGAGGAACCCAGTTGAGTCTTTCCCCTACTGACCAGCCCGAAACATAGATTAAAATCCCACTGAACATGTGTGGGATGTAATGGGTCAGCAATTCAGGAGGAATCCCACTGTGCAAACTAAGAACTGGCTCAGGCACTTCAATGGGATTGGCAGAGGATTCCAATATGGAGAATCGGAACTTGTTCACAGAATGAGAAGACGTGTTATCTGTTCACAGGGTGGTTATACCTAATATTGGTGAGTCTAAACAGAGAGATTGTGCATTACATAATCCATAAATGTGCTGAATTGCATTGGTCCATTGTTCATGGTTGGTGGCTGACAATTGCAGTTGGTTCAATTCAAATTTATTTTCTGCATTTTAAGTGCTGGACAAACGTTATGAATACATTCAACATTTCTGATAATTTGTCTCTTGTAATGATTCTCATGCCTTAATTACAATGGTGGCTTCATAGCAGACAAAGCACCATCCCATTTGTGCATTACATACCCCAAGGCGAATATATTGTCAAGATGTGGGTGGTGTTTAACATTTGCACTGGTGTATATCTGCACACAAAGAAACTAAAAAGAATTAACCTCCTTATTACCAATGATTCAGATCTCATGTTTCTAATTTTCTCGAGTATAcgtctattttcacttttatttcaCAAACATCCAGCGGGGTTATTCAATATACAACAGATTAGCCAAATCATGTTTTTTTCCCAAAGTGAATGTTTGTACAAATTGACTTTTTCCAACTTTCTTTGACATTTTAGCGTATAAAGGCAGTCAAAAATggatttttatattttagtCTGTTTTTAATTTTTAGTTTACTTCTCACGTTATTAAGGACCTTCTCCACCTTTATATTTTGACTTGGAATGGACACATGATTACTGCAGAAAGTATTAAATGACTTTTTGCAAaattttcatgttgttttgcAGAAACACGACTATTATTATTGAACGATTTGATCACTGGCAGTAGTACTTGGCTGCCTTGTTATTGCAACAAAATATGAGTTTTAgtttcttttgtgttttgtgtaggAATTTGAGCTATAAAACGCTTAAGCATCTTGTTTTGAGAGGAAGTCTATCATCGTTTTGTATGAAAATAGCAGTATTAATGGAGTCTCCATCTAGTTATCTATCCAACACACATGCAATAATGGCATACTTTTATCATACTTGCAATAGCCAGACAAAACAAAGTTTTTGGTTATTCATAAACACACATACTGCCTGCAGTTTATGTCGCCAAGAATCTTGAAACTACAGCTATGCAAGGATATAAAGGATGCTTGGTAATGATGTAATGCTATTCAATTATTACCTATTTATGCAGGCCAAATTGCAAATCTTCGTTGAATCTTTTGTGCAAGTATAAGGTTACATAGAGCCGTATAGTATCCTCACAACAACacaggaaacaaaacacatcacTTAACATTCATATCGAGAGTTTTACTTACAGAcaatatacaacaaatatacataaataaatacagaGAATAACAAgataaaaaacataattttcttCTGCTTGCAGGCAAACAATGTATGATTTTTGCCAGCCTAGGACTTGATTTTTTAATCGCTCTTtctgctaagatagtcgtaagttcatGTCAATGAATGGCCCTTTCGACTATCTTAGCAATCTTATCTTAGaacagctttgaaaatctacgCCCTGGGGGTAACATAGTTTCACACACAGTAAGACAACCTGCAGTTTCTAGACAAgcaaatgattcacaatgtgAACATTGATGTATCTTCACTCAGACATATTAGTATCCTCATCTGTTCTGTACATTGTCCAAAACAAAAATGTCCCAAAGTATATTACTCAAAATGTGAATCACAAATATCAGTCCTAAATAGCTGCATTTGCATAATCCTACATATTGGAGTTCTCATCTGTCTCATAGTTGGATTGTGGTGCAGCCACAGACTTCTTCTTGTTCGGCCTGGCTCCCCTCTTCCTGCTGGGCTCCTCCTTGTGGGCTATGAGCTGTCTGTGGAGTGAGTTGATGTGTTCCAGCTGGGGACAACACAGACGAGGCACCTTAACACTTGTAGGTAAACTGACAGGTATTAAACTGCCTACACCGCTATATGTGTTATCTACCGCCTCAATAATTGTTCGTGAAGTGACGGGTATTAACCAGCCTACACCGCTATATGTGTTACCTACCGCCTCAATACTTGTTGGTTAAGTGACGGGTATTAACCAGCCTACACCACTATATGTGTTATCTACCGCCTCAATACTTGTTGGTTAAGTGACGGGTATTAACCAGCCTACACCGCTATATGTGTTATCTACCGCCTCAATACTTGTTGGTGAAGTGACGGGTATTAACCAGCCTACACCACTATATGTGTTATCTACCGCCTCAATACTTGTTGGTGAAGTGACGGGTATTAACCAGCCTCCACCGCTATATGTGTTATCTACCGCCTCAATACTTGTTGGTTAAGTGACGGGTATTAACCAGCCTCCACCACTATATGTGTTATCTACCGCCTCAATACTTGTTGGTTAAGTGACGGGTATTAACCAGCCTACACCACTATATGTCTTATCTAAGAGCCAAAAACACCCTCGGATCTTACATGAATCCTGTtctgtgtaaaactatactcactccaatccagggcctagattttcgaagttctttTAGCACCAAGATAGAGTTAAGTGCCATTAAATAACATTAACCTTTGACTATCTTAGTTCGATGAGAGCTCTGAAAATCAACGCCCTGTTTTTTTCTTAAGTAACCATGCTACTGAGTTTTATACTGAAGGTTCTCATAACAAAAAATGTTGCTCCAATTGTAGCAGGTTTTACAGACTGCTTAACAGCTGGCACACTCATGGGTGAAAACCTTGTTAACGTGGAATGTCTCACAGTTTTCTTCAAAGAACACATCACATTAATCCAAGGCCGTCATTTTAACAAGTGATGGTATGTAGTGTTGGCAAGTGGTCAAAATCTCATAACTGATGATTCATATGACAGTTCATTGCAGCTTACAAATCATTGAAAAGAACTGGTTAGCATCATTTATTATATTTTCCTGGTTATGTTTGTTAATATTAAGGAGAAAAACATGTAGTCCTTTTGTAGTTTTGTAAATTGCATTTGCAAATTTCGCATACATGAAGGATGACTAATATGTTACGAACAGGAATTCCCTGAGTCTATAAGataaattcagtcatgacttggCATGTGCTTGTAgtgcttgtgagtgagtgagtttagttttacgccgcactcagcaatattccagctatatggcggcagtctgtaaataatcgagtctgaaccagacaatccggtgatcaaaaacatgagcatcgatctgcgcaattgggaactgatgacgtgtcaatcaaggctgaccaccctatcccattagtctcctcttatgacaagcatagtcgccttttatggcaagcatgggttgctgaaggcctattctatgcTTAGTGCTTTTGAAATGAAACAGACCAAACCAACCTTGTGAACAAATATTGTTGATGCAAACAAGTGTTCCAGAACCTttgagaaaacatgatcaatTGCTTGGTTGTTTAAGTTATTTTGACCAATCTTCGATTACTTCAAGTAATCGGACCACCAATAATGGTATTTTAACCAAATGTGTAAAATGGGCTCAGCTTCATGCTTGCATTGCATTAGTGGGGTATGACAATAACTGTAATgacagtatttttttttttttttttgttgtttaatagaGAAATCAGCAATTTTctagctatatgatggcagtctggtAGATAAATGTGAGCAGTGATAGTGATATTGGGATTTGATACCGTGTGTCAACCAGTGCCATGAGTCTTACGACCCTAATCAATTAATCAACTAGCATGGATTGCTGACgaccagttctaaccaagaCCTTAGATCTTTTGGATTATGACGTACCAGTTTTGGACTTTTCCTCACAAGCAGCTTTACATCTTCAGGTAACACTGTGCTGCGCTTGGCATGCCTGGGAGAATAGTGAAGATAACAGCAGAAGTTCAGAGTGCATCAATCACATGAATTATGAActttattagtgagtgagtgagtctgtaaataatagtctgaaccagacaatccagtgatcaaaagcatgagcatcaatctgtgtcatcgggaaccgatgtcatgtcaaccatgtcagctagcctgaccgcCTGATCccagtagtcgcctcttacaagcagagtcgccttttatggcaagcatgggttgctcaagactTATTCTACcgtggaccttcatgggtcttatTTGGGAGGAAAGACAGGGTGTAACCGATAAGCATAtgcatggtgctgacaaacctgaAAACTTGACCACAGCGAATCTGCGATTCTAATTCACAATCACTGGTTTCTGACAAGCACAGAAAACACTGCctatgagcagatacagtatTACATAGTCCGAGGACGTATATTCACGAATATACATCTTTGGATGGTCATGCTACCATCTGATACTGCCATGTACCGAGTTACTGTTGGGTGAAAATAGGCTTATTTCATGAGTCCCTTGCTTAAACACACTACAGTTTAAACATCTTAAATGTTCTTCGGTGCAGCATTGAACAAAAGCCTTTATTTCTTAAAACTGTAAAGAGTGTCCCACATCCATCTTCTTGAAAGTTTATACTACCTCATTTGTCATGAGTACTCTTAAGACTGGAACAGGTCCCCAATAATCCCTATTTGAAATGTATTCTATTTCATTTGACTGTTTCACAGGTTTGGGTTTTGGTTAGGGCATAAGCTGTAGGGTGAGGTATAGGCTTCTTGTCAAAATAAACCAACCCCAAACAAGGCCTATCTTCTTAGACAGAatgattataaaaaaaaaatgcagAAATCTTTCCCAGGAACATGCAAAAACAACAGAGATACTCATCACAATCACATTTTATAAAGATGCACACTGGCTAGCAACCAGTTATCGCCATATTTAAGCGTTTTTTAATGATTTGCTCTATTATTTCTTatcagaatgaaataaaatttgtcttGATGATAGATCAGCTATTTACcgatgttttctgcttgtttacagCTGCTGATCGTGTTTCTCTGAAACACGGTCAACAGGAAGCGTGGTAGTGTTTATTGTGCTTCTCTAACAACGAACAAGACCAATTATCGCCATATCTGAATTTTTTTATGTCATTCACCTAATCTGACATAAActtggtaataaaactattgtgtttcaaaccttgatGCTTTGAAGAAATCTCATAATTGGAATTTGTGTTTAAAAAGGGATATTTAAAAAGAACAAGACTTGCACTCACTGTGAATGTTGACGGATGCTGATATAGGTAAGCTGATGGGAATATGGAGATGTCAGATGTGTTGAACTTATGAAAGTGGACATTTCGAGTAGTAGTTTGCaattttcacaatgtttgttttctcgaAAAACGAAAAGATAAAGATGAaaattgacagttatattttgtcattatTGTCTGCATGGTATCTGTCGAATCCATAAAACGGAGATGGAAATTTGGGTCAATTCAAAGTTAAGTGATTGAATGTTGGCATTATGGGTATgttcagacaaattaaaatctgcactttttatGGACTGAATTGTCAAGTAATAGATTCACAACACCGCctggatgattttcattcaattctcattgtttatgaaatttcaaGTCAACACGctaatggtcacgtgacat contains these protein-coding regions:
- the LOC137268352 gene encoding centromere protein S-like; this encodes MNVRDQNVDDLSYDQRLKAAVHYTVVRICREVGDDLNVSINKQVVACIAETTWRQFETYSHDLEMFARHAKRSTVLPEDVKLLVRKSPKLLEHINSLHRQLIAHKEEPSRKRGARPNKKKSVAAPQSNYETDENSNM